A stretch of Arachis hypogaea cultivar Tifrunner chromosome 15, arahy.Tifrunner.gnm2.J5K5, whole genome shotgun sequence DNA encodes these proteins:
- the LOC112747471 gene encoding disease resistance protein RPM1-like, whose amino-acid sequence MAESPVSFLLDKLTTLLQEEVNLQRGVSDDIRHIKGELERHKAILRVADALEDKDHELQEWIKRVREIAYEMEDAIDEFNVRLVDQHMHGSNSSLTHKIVFTWKTLKARRQIGSHIQEIKSRLDVISMERPSMYGIGSRSSQRLSSRLDSQGDALLLEEADLVGIDTPKKQLSDLLFKDEPNRDVIAIYGMGGLGKTTLAKQVYDDPKVKKRFRIHAWVIVSQSFKLEELLRDLVQQLYNVIGKPAPEAVGQMRSDKLKEVIKNLLQRSRYLIVLDDVWHVNVWDSVKYALPNNSRGSRVMLTTRKRNVAMSSCAEFGKVYNLEFLSEHEAWSLFCRKTFQGNSCPSHLEQVCWNILKLCGGLPLAIVAISGASATRDKTNIEEWQMVCRSFGAEMEGNDKLEDMKKVLSLSFNELPYYLKSCLLYLSIFPEFHAIEHMRLIRLWIAEGFVVGEDGKTLEEVADSYLKELLNRSLLQVVQKTSDGRMKTCRMHDLIREIVTLKSKNQNFATIAKEPDITWPDKVRRLSVINTMNNIQQNKTFQLRSLLMFALSDANHDFSLHAVCSTGYRLLRVLDLQDSPLQVFPAQVVNLYLLKFLSLKNTKVKSIPASIKKLQHLETLDLKHSNVTELPVEIVELQRLRHLLVYRYEIESYAYFHSKYGFKVSAPIGKMQSLQKLCFIEVDQGSKALMIELGKLTQLRRLGIRKMRREDGAALCFSIEKMINLRSLSITAINEDEIIDIHCISKPPQYLRQLYLSGRLEKFPQWIQSLKNLAKVHLKWSRLKEDPLVYLQDLPNLRHLEFLQVYVGDKLHFRADKFQNLKVLGLDEIDGLKSMIMEEGAMPGLKKLIIQRCGALTQVPLGIEHLSKLKSIEFFDMPEELISALRPNGGKDNWRVQHVPVVYSTYWRDGGWDVYSLDTFGERETDSSAVMRSLELPTLWKV is encoded by the coding sequence ATGGCAGAAAGTCCAGTGTCCTTTCTATTGGACAAGCTGACTACTTTACTTCAAGAAGAAGTGAATCTCCAGAGAGGGGTGAGTGATGATATTCGGCATATTAAAGGCGAACTGGAACGGCACAAGGCCATCTTAAGGGTGGCTGATGCACTTGAAGACAAAGACCATGAACTCCAAGAATGGATCAAAAGAGTTAGAGAGATTGCCTATGAAATGGAAGATGCTATAGATGAGTTCAATGTTCGCCTTGTTGATCAACATATGCATGGCAGCAATTCTTCTCTTACTCACAAGATTGTTTTCACATGGAAAACCTTGAAAGCTCGGCGCCAGATCGGTTCACACATACAAGAGATCAAATCCAGATTGGATGTTATCTCCATGGAGCGTCCCAGCATGTATGGGATAGGCTCAAGGTCTAGTCAGAGGCTATCGTCAAGGCTTGATAGCCAAGGCGATGCGCTTCTGCTAGAGGAAGCTGATCTTGTAGGAATTGACACACCCAAGAAGCAGCTAAGTGATTTGCTTTTCAAAGATGAACCAAATAGGGATGTGATTGCCATTTATGGAATGGGAGGGTTGGGGAAAACTACATTGGCAAAGCAAGTCTATGATGACCCAAAAGTGAAGAAGCGTTTCAGGATTCATGCTTGGGTTATTGTTTCTCAATCTTTCAAGTTAGAAGAGCTCCTGAGAGACCTGGTTCAACAGCTCTACAATGTGATTGGCAAACCAGCCCCTGAAGCAGTTGGACAAATGAGAAGTGACAAGCTCAAAGAGGTGATCAAGAATTTGCTTCAGAGAAGCAGGTACCTGATTGTGCTGGATGATGTATGGCATGTAAATGTCTGGGATTCTGTGAAATATGCTCTCCCCAACAATAGCCGAGGCAGCAGAGTAATGCTTACCACGCGCAAGCGAAACGTGGCTATGTCTTCGTGTGCTGAGTTTGGTAAGGTATATAACCTTGAATTCTTGTCTGAGCATGAAGCTTGGTCACTTTTTTGTAGGAAGACATTTCAGGGGAACTCATGCCCTTCTCACTTGGAACAAGTTTGCTGGAATATCTTGAAACTGTGTGGGGGTCTGCCACTAGCAATTGTAGCAATCAGTGGTGCTTCGGCCACAAGGGATAAGACAAACATTGAAGAATGGCAAATGGTTTGCAGAAGTTTTGGGGCTGAAATGGAAGGCAATGACAAGCTGGAGGACATGAAGAAAGTGCTTTCCCTGAGCTTCAATGAGTTACCTTACTACCTAAAATCCTGTTTGTTGTACTTAAGCATCTTCCCAGAATTTCATGCCATTGAGCATATGAGATTGATTCGTTTGTGGATAGCCGAAGGGTTCGTGGTTGGAGAAGATGGAAAGACACTGGAGGAAGTTGCAGACAGTTACCTCAAAGAGCTCTTGAACAGAAGTCTGCTACAAGTAGTACAGAAAACCAGTGATGGCAGGATGAAGACGTGTCGCATGCACGACCTCATTAGGGAGATTGtcactttgaaatcaaagaatCAGAACTTTGCAACCATAGCAAAAGAACCAGACATAACCTGGCCAGACAAAGTTCGACGCCTATCAGTCATAAACACAATGAATAACATTCAGCAAAACAAGACATTCCAACTTAGATCTCTGCTAATGTTTGCCTTATCAGATGCTAACCATGATTTTTCTCTACATGCAGTATGTTCCACTGGTTATAGGTTACTTAGAGTGTTAGATTTGCAGGATTCTCCATTGCAGGTTTTTCCTGCTCAAGTTGTCAATCTTTACCTTCTAAAGTTCCTGAGTTTGAAGAATACAAAGGTGAAAAGCATTCCAGCCTCCATTAAGAAGCTGCAACACCTTGAGACATTAGACCTTAAACACTCCAATGTCACAGAATTACCTGTTGAAATTGTGGAGCTGCAGCGATTGCGCCATCTCTTGGTGTACCGATATGAGATTGAATCCTATGCTTACTTCCATTCAAAGTATGGCTTCAAGGTGTCTGCCCCAATAGGAAAGATGCAATCTTTGCAAAAGCTATGTTTCATAGAGGTAGATCAAGGAAGTAAGGCCTTGATGATTGAGCTTGGAAAACTTACACAACTTAGGAGGCTAGGCATAAGGAAGATGAGGCGAGAAGATGGGGCTGCTTTGTGCTTTTCCATTGAGAAGATGATCAATCTCCGGTCATTGTCCATAACTGCAATCAATGAAGATGAGATCATTGACATTCACTGCATTTCCAAGCCTCCTCAGTATCTCCGGCAACTCTACTTGAGTGGACGTTTAGAGAAGTTCCCACAATGGATTCAATCTCTCAAGAATTTGGCCAAAGTGCATCTAAAATGGAGCCGGCTAAAGGAGGATCCTCTGGTATATCTTCAAGACTTGCCAAATCTAAGGCATCTTGAGTTTCTTCAGGTTTATGTTGGAGACAAATTGCATTTCAGGGCTGATAAGTTCCAAAATCTAAAAGTTTTAGGCCTTGATGAAATAGATGGACTGAAATCTATGATAATGGAGGAGGGAGCAATGCCTGGACTTAAGAAGCTGATCATCCAGCGCTGCGGCGCATTGACGCAGGTACCATTAGGCATTGAACACCTAAGTAAACTAAAGTCAATCGAGTTTTTCGACATGCCTGAAGAATTGATTTCAGCACTGCGTCCAAATGGAGGGAAAGATAATTGGAGAGTACAACATGTTCCAGTTGTATACTCCACATATTGGAGGGATGGTGGTTGGGATGTCTATTCTTTAGACACTTTTGGGGAGAGAGAGACTGATTCTAGTGCTGTAATGAGAAGTCTAGAGCTTCCTACTCTTTGGAAGGTTTAG
- the LOC112747472 gene encoding DEAD-box ATP-dependent RNA helicase 5-like: MGRKHDAVVAAEPVAVPSPAGEAPNSPKLKSEKKKKKHKNKDKHNQEQNGTASPKRKLDEIQPRNAAESDKGKKKKKKHKRDSEENVEETKAESVDGAGGGGGGGDESVTDGHVAVTGKNAGEAKYAPVKSFAGSGLPENVLECCKGFEKPSPIQSRAWPFLLDGRDLIGIAATGSGKTLAFGIPAVMHVLSKRKNKAVKGRNPLCLVLSPTRELAQQISDVMCDAGKSCGVESVCLYGGTSKGPQISSLKSGIDIVIGTPGRIQDLIEMGVCSLKDVSFVVLDEADRMLDMGFEQVVRSILGQTCSVRQMVMFSATWPLPVHQLAQEFMDPNPVKVVVGSEDLAANHDVMQIVEVLDDRARDNRLVALLEKYHKSQRNRVLIFVLYKMETTRVERMLQQGGWKVVSIHGDKAQHDRTKALSLFKNGSCPLMIATDVAARGLDIPDVEVVINYSFPLTTEDYVHRIGRTGRSGKKGVAHTFFTQQNKGLAGELVNVLREAGQIVPDALLKFGTHVKKKESKLYGAHFKEISADAPKSQKITFDNSDED, translated from the exons ATGGGTCGCAAACACGACGCCGTTGTCGCAGCCGAACCAGTTGCCGTGCCATCACCAGCAGGAGAAGCCCCAAACAGTCCTAAACTCAAAtccgaaaagaagaagaaaaagcacaagaaCAAAGACAAACACAACCAAGAACAAAACGGAACCGCTAGTCCCAAAAGAAAGCTCGACGAGATCCAGCCTCGAAACGCCGCCGAATCCGACAaggggaaaaagaagaagaagaagcacaagcgCGATTCGGAAGAGAACGTGGAGGAAACCAAAGCTGAATCCGTTGATGGAGCTGGCGGAGGCGGCGGAGGAGGAGATGAGTCGGTTACCGACGGGCATGTGGCGGTTACCGGGAAGAACGCCGGAGAGGCGAAGTACGCGCCGGTGAAGAGCTTCGCTGGTTCGGGGCTGCCGGAAAACGTGCTGGAGTGCTGCAAGGGCTTCGAGAAGCCGTCGCCGATTCAGTCACGTGCATGGCCTTTCTTGTTGGACGGTCGTGATCTCATCGGAATCGCTGCAACTGGTTCAG GGAAGACGCTGGCGTTTGGGATTCCTGCCGTTATGCACGTTCTGAGCAAGCGGAAGAATAAAGCGGTGAAGGGTCGGAACCCTCTTTGCCTCGTGCTCTCTCCTACCAGGGAGCTAGCTCAACAA ATTTCAGATGTTATGTGTGATGCTGGTAAGTCTTGTGGTGTGGAGTCAGTTTGTTTGTATGGTGGAACCTCCAAAGGGCCACAAATCTCGTCACTGAAATCTGGCATC GACATTGTCATTGGAACTCCTGGTCGTATACAGGATTTGATTGAAATGGGTGTCTGTAGCCTAAAAGATGTATCTTTTGTG GTGCTTGATGAAGCAGATCGGATGCTTGACATGGGTTTCGAACAAGTAGTCCGCTCTATACTGGGTCAGACATGCTCTG TTCGCCAAATGGTGATGTTTAGCGCTACTTGGCCCTTACCAGTTCATCAGTTAGCACAGGAGTTTATGGATCCCAACCCTGTAAAA GTTGTTGTAGGTTCAGAAGATTTAGCTGCGAATCATGATGTCATGCAGATAGTTGAG GTCTTGGATGACCGTGCGCGTGATAACCGACTGGTTGCTTTACTGGAAAAATACCACAAATCTCAGAG GAACCGAGTATTGATCTTTGTTTTGTACAAAATGGAAACCACACGAGTTGAAAGGATGCTTCAACAAGG AGGTTGGAAGGTTGTGTCCATACATGGAGACAAAGCACAACATGATCGTACAAAGGCACTTTCATTATTCAAGAATGGGAGCTGTCCTTTAATG ATTGCTACTGATGTGGCTGCACGTGGATTGGATATTCCAGATGTTGAAGTTGTTATCAACTATAGTTTTCCTTTAACTACAGAAGATTATGTTCATAGAATTGGTCGGACTGGACGATCTGGTAAAAAGGGTGTTGCCCATACATTCTTCACACAGCAGAATAAG GGTCTTGCTGGGGAGCTTGTGAATGTATTAAGAGAAGCTGGACAAATTGTGCCAGATGCCCTTTTAAAATTTGGCACACATGTaaagaaaaag GAGTCGAAGCTTTATGGGGCCCACTTTAAGGAAATTTCCGCTGATGCACCGAAGTCTCAAAAAATTACATTTGACAACTCTGACGAAGACTAA
- the LOC112747469 gene encoding disease resistance protein RPM1-like: MAESAIAFLLQRLVSVFENEVTWFPGIQEEVVHLKGHLEVIRAFLRVADAKQESDEELKVCIKQLRDIAHDAEDLLDELELVQAYDHTNGFSVILSRFSGQIRHMKARYRIASDLKGINSRMRTILGVLAKFDTASQASNYTGKAWHDQRGDALLLENTDLVGIEEPKKQLISWLIKGCPGRKVISVTGMGGMGKTTVVKKVYDDPEVIKHFKACVWVTVSQSFKTEELLRDLVQKIFSEIRRPVPDGLESMRSDKLKLIIKDMLQRRRYLVVFDDVWHMHEWEAVKYALPDNNCGSRVMITTRKSDLASACSIQSKGKVYNLQPLKEDEVWDLFTRKTFQGKSCPSYLTSICKCILRKCEGLPLAIVAISGVLAMKDKCRIEEWDMICHSLGAEIQDNDKLGNLKTVLGLSINDLPYYLKYCFLYLSIFPEDHLIERMRLIRLWIAEGFIEAKEGKTLEDVAEDYLKELLNRNLIQVAGTTTDGRVKTLRIHDLIREIIILKSKDENFATIVKEQSVPWPERLRRLSVHNTMPNGQQQRSVSQLRSLLMFGVAEQLSLCKLFPGGFRLLAVLDFQDAPLQKFPVAIGGLYCLRYLSLRNTKVNMVPGKILGKLKNLETLDLKKTSITELPADILNLKKLRHLLVYQVKVKGYGEFHSKLGFKAPSEIGYLQSLQKLCFVEANQGCGKIIRQLAELCQLRRLGIRNLREEDGKAFCLSIERLVNLCALSVTSEGENKVIALEFLSSPPPYLQRLYLSGRLLDLPDWMPSLHNLAKLFLKWSCLEQDPLEYLQDLPNLSHLELLQAYTGDTLHFQCGKFKKLKILGLDRFVELKQVILGKDAMPCLEKLIIQRCQLLKNVPSGVELLTKLKVLELFDMPDELMKTICPQGPGKDYWKVAHIPEVFSTYWRDGAWDVYPLESFKDCSPRSGTVMRSDERSTLSKV; this comes from the exons ATGGCTGAGAGTGCCATAGCCTTTCTTCTCCAAAGATTAGTATCTGTGTTTGAGAATGAGGTGACATGGTTCCCAGGCATCCAAGAAGAAGTGGTTCACCTTAAAGGACATTTGGAGGTCATAAGAGCCTTCTTAAGAGTTGCAGATGCAAAACAAGAGAGTGACGAGGAACTCAAAGTTTGCATTAAGCAACTCAGAGACATTGCTCATGATGCTGAAGATCTTCTCGATGAACTAGAACTTGTCCAGGCATATGATCACACAAATGGATTCTCTGTTATTCTCAGTCGATTTTCTGGCCAAATCAGGCATATGAAAGCTCGCTATCGGATTGCTTCTGATTTAAAAGGCATCAACTCCCGCATGAGAACTATTTTGGGAGTCCTAGCTAAATTTGACACTGCTTCACAGGCTTCAAATTATACAG GTAAGGCATGGCATGATCAACGAGGGGATGCCCTTCTCCTGGAGAACACTGACCTAGTGGGTATAGAGGAGCCAAAAAAGCAGTTGATCAGTTGGTTGATCAAAGGATGCCCAGGGCGTAAAGTAATTTCTGTTACTGGTATGGGAGGGATGGGAAAAACCACTGTGGTGAAGAAAGTGTATGATGATCCAGAAGTAATAAAACACTTCAAAGCCTGTGTTTGGGTTACTGTTTCCCAGTCTTTTAAAACTGAGGAGCTTCTCAGAGACTTGGTCcagaaaatcttttctgaaataAGAAGACCGGTTCCAGATGGCCTGGAAAGCATGAGGAGCGATAAGCTGAAGTTGATTATCAAGGACATGTTGCAAAGGAGGAGGTACCTGGTGGTATTTGATGATGTCTGGCATATGCATGAATGGGAAGCTGTCAAATATGCATTGCCTGACAATAACTGTGGCAGCAGGGTCATGATCACCACACGGAAATCTGATTTAGCCTCTGCCTGCAGCATACAATCCAAGGGTAAGGTGTATAACTTGCAACCCTTGAAAGAAGATGAAGTCTGGGATCTATTTACTAGAAAGACCTTTCAGGGAAAATCATGCCCCTCCTACTTGACCAGCATTTGTAAATGTATCTTAAGAAAGTGTGAAGGCTTACCCCTGGCAATTGTAGCAATCAGTGGTGTCCTGGCAATGAAGGACAAGTGCAGGATAGAAGAGTGGGATATGATTTGTCATAGTCTTGGTGCTGAAATTCAAGACAATGACAAACTTGGTAATTTGAAAACAGTACTTGGCCTCAGTATTAATGATTTGCCTTACTACTTAAAATACTGCTTCTTGTACTTGAGCATCTTTCCTGAGGACCATCTGATAGAGCGCATGAGATTGATTCGCTTATGGATAGCAGAAGGATTTATTGAAGCCAAAGAAGGCAAAACACTGGAAGATGTTGCAGAAGATTACCTCAAGGAGCTCCTGAACAGAAACTTAATACAAGTAGCAGGGACAACGACAGATGGAAGGGTCAAAACTTTGCGCATCCATGATCTCATACGGGAAATCATCATTTTGAAATCTAAGGATGAAAACTTTGCAACCATTGTCAAAGAACAAAGTGTGCCATGGCCCGAAAGGCTTCGACGCCTTTCAGTGCATAACACGATGCCCAATGGACAGCAACAGAGGTCTGTTTCTCAACTCCGTTCTCTTCTAATGTTTGGGGTTGCTGAACAGTTATCCTTATGCAAACTGTTTCCGGGAGGTTTTAGACTGCTTGCTGTTTTGGATTTTCAAGATGCACCTTTGCAGAAGTTTCCAGTAGCTATCGGTGGCCTATATTGTTTAAGGTATCTAAGCTTAAGGAATACAAAGGTGAATATGGTTCCTGGAAAAATATTAGGGAAGCTGAAGAACCTAGAAACACTGGATCTTAAGAAGACTTCCATCACAGAATTGCCTGCAGACATACTAAATCTTAAGAAACTTCGCCATCTCCTTGTGTATCAGGTTAAGGTCAAAGGTTATGGAGAGTTCCATTCTAAACTGGGTTTTAAAGCCCCCTCTGAAATAGGATACCTACAGTCATTACAAAAGCTTTGCTTTGTAGAGGCAAATCAAGGCTGTGGTAAGATCATTAGGCAGTTAGCGGAGCTATGTCAGTTAAGAAGGTTAGGCATCAGGAATCTGAGAGAGGAAGATGGCAAGGCTTTCTGTTTGTCCATTGAGAGGTTGGTCAATCTCTGTGCCCTCTCTGTTACCTCTGAGGGTGAGAATAAAGTCATTGCTCTAGAATTTCTTTCTTCACCCCCTCCATATCTGCAGCGCTTGTATTTGTCAGGACGCCTTCTAGACTTACCTGATTGGATGCCTTCTCTTCATAACCTGGCCAAGTTGTTTCTGAAATGGAGCTGTTTAGAACAAGATCCACTAGAATATCTGCAGGATTTGCCAAACCTTTCACATCTCGAATTACTTCAAGCATACACCGGCGACACATTGCATTTTCAATGTGGAAAGTTCAAGAAGCTCAAGATTCTAGGCCTTGACAGATTTGTTGAGCTAAAACAGGTGATTCTGGGGAAGGATGCAATGCCATGCCTAGAAAAGCTTATCATCCAGCGTTGCCAACTGTTGAAAAATGTGCCATCAGGCGTTGAACTCTTGACTAAGCTGAAAGTCCTGGAGCTTTTTGACATGCCTGATGAACTAATGAAGACAATATGTCCACAGGGTCCGGGAAAAGATTACTGGAAAGTTGCACATATACCAGAAGTCTTTTCTACCTACTGGAGAGACGGGGCTTGGGATGTCTACCCACTGGAAAGTTTCAAAGACTGTTCTCCACGGTCTGGCACTGTCATGCGCAGTGATGAACGCAGCACTCTCTCAAAGGTGTAG
- the LOC112747473 gene encoding secretory carrier-associated membrane protein 4-like — MNRHQDPNPFEEEVNPFSNGAGAPGSKSRIPQMSSEPVGFGQRHDATVDIPLDVTTDSKKKGQELAAWEADLKRREKEIKRREEAVAKAGVPVDDKNWPPFFPIIHHDIANEIPVHAQRLQYLAFASWLGIVLCLVFNVVAVIVCWIRGGGSKIFFLAVIYALLGVPLSYVLWYRPLYRAMSTDSALKFGWFFLFYLIHIAFCIFAAIAPPVVFHGKSLTGILAAIDVFSDHVLVGIFYLVGFGLFCLEALLSLWVLQKIYLYFRGHK; from the exons ATGAATCGCCACCAGGATCCTAATCCGTTCGAAGAAGAAGTTAATCCTTTCTCG AATGGTGCTGGTGCTCCTGGATCAAAATCACGTATTCCACAAATGTCATCTGAACCAGTGGGCTTTGGCCAAAGACATGATGCTACAGTTGATATTCCTTTGGACGTTACAACT GACTCTAAGAAAAAGGGACAAGAGCTAGCAGCTTGGGAAGCAGATTTGAAAAGGAGAGAGAAG gaaataaaaagaagagaagaagctgTTGCTAAAG CTGGTGTGCCTGTTGATGATAAGAATTGGCCTCCATTTTTCCCAATCATTCACCATGATATTGCCAATGAGATACCAGTTCATGCTCAGAGGCTGCAATATTTGGCCTTTGCAAGTTGGTTAG GAATTGTTCTATGCCTAGTTTTTAATGTAGTTGCTGTGATTGTCTGTTGGATCAGAGGCGGCG GCTCTAAAATTTTTTTCCTTGCGGTTATTTATGCTCTTCTTGGGGTTCCACTTTCATACGTGCTTTGGTACAGGCCCCTCTATCGTGCTATGAG TACGGATAGTGCACTGAAGTTTGGTTGGTTTTTCTTGTTCTACTTG ATTCatattgcattttgcatctttgcTGCAATTGCGCCTCCTGTTGTTTTTCATGGAAAATCATTAAC GGGCATTCTTGCGGCAATCGATGTTTTCTCAGACCATGTATTGGTTGGG ATATTCTACTTGGTTGGATTTGGTCTATTTTGCTTGGAGGCTCTTCTAAGCTTGTGGGTGCTTCAG AAAATATACTTGTATTTCCGGGGACATAAGTGA
- the LOC112747470 gene encoding disease resistance protein RPM1-like: MAESTVSFLLDKMSALLQEEVNLQRGVQHEVQYIKEELERHMAILRVADALEGKDPELKVWLQRVRKIAEAMEDAIDEFNYQDNKSSSTFSKIKNMKARHEIASEIQQIKCRLEFISKERPSLYRVGSRLSPRLPSKIESQGDALLLEEADLVGIDKPKKQLCDLLFSNEAGRFVIPIHGMGGLGKTTLAKQVYDDAKVKKRFKIHAWVSVSHPFQIEELLKDLVHQLHNVIGKPAPEEVGQMKSDKLKEVIKNLLQQSRYLIVLDDVWHINVWDSVKLALPNNNRGSRVMLTTRNKNVALYSCTELGKDFHPEFLPEQEAWSLFCRKTFQDNSCPPHLEEVCQKILKMCGGLPLAIVAIGGALTTTNKANIEEWQIVYRSFGSEIEGNDKLENMNKVLLLSFNELPYYLKSCLMYLSIFPEFHAIEHMRLIRLWIAEGFVIEEGGKTLEEVAESYLKELLDRNLLQVVEKTSDGRMKTCRMHDVLREIINLKSKDQNFATVVKEQSIVWPERVRRLSLVNTTHNIQQNRTTFQLRSLLMFALSDSLDHFSIQAVCSTGYKLLRVLDLQDAPLEVFPDGIVSLFLLKYLSLRNTKVKRIPSSIKKLKQLETLDLKHSHVTELPVEIVELHMLRHLLVYRYEVESYAYFHSRHGFKLAAPIGNMQSLQKLCFIEADQGGKALMVELGRLIQLRRLGIRKMREEDGAALCSSIEKMINLQSLSVTAIEDDKIIDIHNISSPPQFLQRLYLSGRLEKFPQWISTLKNLAKVHLKWSQLKEDPLVYLQGLPNLRHLELLHVYVGETLHFRAKGFPSLKILGLDDLDGLKHMIVEEGAMPGLKKLVMQRCKSFKQAPKGIEHLSKLKTIEFFDMPEELITALLPNGGQDNWRVQHVPAVYSSYWRDRDWDVYSLETFAERAYDCSHDAAMSSHEIRTLWKV; this comes from the coding sequence ATGGCAGAAAGTACCGTTTCCTTTCTGCTGGACAAGATGAGTGCCTTACTTCAAGAAGAAGTGAATCTGCAGAGAGGGGTCCAACATGAAGTTCAGTACATCAAAGAAGAACTGGAACGCCACATGGCCATCTTAAGGGTGGCTGATGCTCTGGAAGGAAAAGATCCTGAACTCAAAGTATGGCTTCAACGTGTGAGAAAAATTGCTGAAGCTATGGAAGATGCTATAGATGAATTCAATTATCAAGACAACAAATCATCTTCTACTTTTTCGAAGATCAAGAACATGAAAGCTCGGCATGAGATTGCATCAGAAATACAACAGATCAAATGTAGACTTGAATTCATCTCCAAGGAACGTCCCAGCTTATACAGGGTAGGCTCTAGGTTGAGTCCACGGTTGCCATCAAAGATAGAGAGCCAAGGAGATGCACTTCTGCTAGAGGAAGCTGATTTAGTAGGAATTGACAAACCCAAGAAGCAGCTGTGTGATTTGCTTTTCAGTAATGAAGCAGGTCGTTTTGTAATTCCCATTCATGGGATGGGAGGCTTGGGGAAAACTACATTGGCAAAGCAAGTCTATGATGATGCCAAAGTGAAGAAGCGTTTCAAGATTCATGCTTGGGTTAGTGTCTCTCATCCTTTCCAAATAGAAGAACTCCTCAAAGACCTTGTTCACCAGCTCCATAATGTCATTGGCAAACCAGCTCCTGAAGAAGTTGGACAAATGAAAAGTGACAAGTTGAAAGAGGTGATCAAGAATCTACTTCAGCAAAGCAGGTACCTCATTGTGCTGGATGATGTCTGGCATATAAATGTCTGGGATTCAGTCAAACTTGCTTTGCCTAATAACAACCGAGGAAGTAGAGTAATGCTTACCACGCGCAACAAAAACGTAGCATTGTATTCCTGCACTGAATTGGGTAAGGACTTTCACCCTGAATTCTTACCTGAACAAGAAGCCTGGTCTCTCTTCTGTAGGAAAACATTTCAGGATAACTCATGCCCTCCTCATCTGGAAGAAGTTTGTCAGAAAATCTTAAAAATGTGTGGGGGGTTGCCACTAGCCATTGTTGCAATCGGTGGTGCTTTGACCACAACAAACAAGGCAAACATAGAAGAATGGCAGATAGTTTACAGAAGTTTTGGGTCTGAAATTGAAGGCAATGACAAACTGGAGAACATGAACAAAGTGCTTTTGCTAAGCTTCAATGAATTACCTTACTATCTCAAATCTTGCTTGATGTATCTAAGCATCTTCCCAGAATTTCATGCTATTGAGCATATGAGATTGATTCGCTTATGGATAGCCGAAGGGTTTGTCATTGAAGAAGGTGGAAAGACCCTGGAGGAAGTTGCGGAAAGCTACCTAAAGGAGCTCTTGGACAGAAATCTGTTGCAAGTGGTAGAAAAAACCAGTGATGGCAGGATGAAGACTTGTCGAATGCATGATGTTTTAAGGGAGATCATAAATTTGAAGTCAAAGGATCAGAACTTTGCAACAGTAGTCAAAGAACAATCCATAGTCTGGCCAGAGAGAGTTCGACGCTTATCACTCGTCAACACCACACATAACATACAGCAAAATAGGACAACATTCCAACTTCGCTCTCTCCTAATGTTTGCCTTATCAGACTCACTTGATCATTTCTCTATACAAGCAGTATGTTCCACTGGTTATAAGTTGCTTAGAGTGTTAGATTTGCAGGATGCACCTTTGGAGGTATTTCCTGATGGAATTGTTTCCCTTTTCCTTCTTAAGTATCTAAGTTTAAGGAACACAAAGGTGAAAAGAATTCCCAGTTCCATTAAGAAGCTGAAACAACTGGAGACTTTGGATCTTAAACATTCCCATGTCACTGAATTGCCAGTTGAAATTGTGGAGCTGCACATGTTACGCCATCTCCTGGTGTACCGCTATGAAGTTGAATCCTATGCATATTTCCACTCAAGGCATGGCTTCAAGTTGGCTGCCCCAATAGGAAACATGCAATCTTTGCAGAAGCTATGTTTTATAGAGGCAGACCAAGGAGGTAAAGCTTTGATGGTTGAGCTAGGAAGACTTATTCAGCTTAGGAGGCTCGGCATTAGAAAGATGAGGGAGGAAGACGGAGCTGCTTTATGTTCTTCCATTGAGAAGATGATCAACCTCCAATCACTGTCAGTAACTGCAATTGAAGATGACAAGATAATTGATATTCACAACATTTCCAGCCCGCCTCAGTTCCTTCAGCGATTATACTTGAGTGGTCGCTTAGAGAAGTTTCCACAATGGATTAGCACACTCAAGAATTTGGCCAAAGTGCATCTAAAATGGAGCCAGCTAAAGGAGGATCCTCTGGTATATCTTCAAGGTTTGCCAAATCTACGGCatcttgagcttcttcatgtgtATGTTGGGGAGACATTGCATTTCAGGGCTAAGGGGTTCCCAAGCCTGAAGATTCTAGGCCTTGATGATTTAGATGGATTGAAACACATGATAGTGGAGGAGGGAGCAATGCCTGGTCTTAAGAAGCTCGTCATGCAGCGCTGCAAGTCGTTCAAGCAGGCACCAAAAGGCATTGAACACCTAAGTAAACTAAAAACAATAGAGTTTTTCGACATGCCTGAAGAGTTGATTACAGCACTACTTCCGAATGGAGGCCAAGATAATTGGAGAGTTCAACATGTCCCAGCTGTTTATTCCTCATACTGGAGGGATCGTGATTGGGATGTGTACTCACTGGAGACTTTTGCAGAGAGAGCCTATGACTGCAGTCATGATGCTGCTATGAGTAGTCATGAAATTCGCACACTTTGGAAGGTTTAA